Part of the Eikenella corrodens genome is shown below.
ATCCTTGGTCAGCTGTTGCCAGTTGATGTTGGCAATGCGCACCACATAGCGCCAATCGCGCAAGGTCAAACCGGCATCCCATTTATAGTGGGTACGGTAGGCCTGATATTCGCCGCCTTCGGCATCTTTCACTGTATCTTCGCCCAGATCGCGGATAACTAAGCCGGCTTTACTGCCTTTCGGATAAATGCCGTGCAGGGTATTCGGTCCCCATACGCACAACCAAATCGAAGTCAGGTCATTGCCCGTGCCGCCGGCATCAATGATGTTCTGGCCGTTTTCTGCCGCCTTACTGTTGAAGCGCGGAGCCAAGCCGGTAAAGCGCTGCGGCGTGGCGGAGGTATCGCCGTAGAACAAGGTGCTGGCCAAGTTCTGGTTCATCCCTTCCACGAAAGCACGCTCTTCACTCAAGCGCCAAGCGGCCGAATTGCCGTTCAAATCAGCCAGCGCCTTATCGGTCAGCGCATAGCTTTCCAGCATGCCCATGCTGTCTTTGATGGTAACCGTGGTTGATTTCTCCGGCTGCACACCGTAGTTCAGCATACGCCAAGTACCCTGCGGCAAACCGCTGCGCACCGTCGTTTTATGCTCAGTGAAGCCGTTGGCTTCCATCCACGTGGCATCTTCCAGAATCTCATTGGTTTCCGTCAGCATTTCGATGATATCGGAGATGTTCCCCTTATCATCCATGCGGCTGGCCACATCGGCCAAAGTTGGATTGTTGCTTGTCAATACACCCATTACTTACCCCTTTTAAGGATTCATGTTGCTTGCGTTGTAAAAACTCTGCGCCGAACGCGCCTCGCCCTTGTTGCCATTGACCATACCGTCTTCCCGCAAGGTCAAGCCAACCCGGTAGAACATCCGGATAAAGGCCGGATGGTTGCCCAAGCCGGACTGATTGAGTAAATCAGACAATTCCGGCGAGCCGTATTGCTGCAAAGCGCGTTTTGCCACCGCCATGTTTTCGTTCAGCTTGTCGCCGCCAAACTCCGCATCCGTGCGCGATTGTTGCGCCCATTGATTGCTTAAAGCTTCCATCTGCGCACCGTGGCGCTGCTCCAACATAGCCGACATCCGACCCAGCATCAGGTTGGCCTGATCGTTGTCCAAGCCGATTTCACGCGCCGCCGCCTCGTATTCCTTCAGCACATCGGCATCGTATTCTTTGCCTTCCGCCGCCGTGAATTGATACTGTTCCGGCACCGCCGGCTTTTCCTGCTGCTCGGTCGCGGCTGGCTGTTCCGGTTCGGCGGGCTGCTGCACTTCAGCCGCCGCTTGCGCTTGTTCCGGTGCGGCTTCTTCCGCCGCCGCTTCCGTGATTAAAGTCTCATCGCTCATCACGTGTTTCCCTCATCATCAAATCGTATTCATCCGGGCATTCACGCATTACCCAGTCCAACAGCCACAAGCCAAGATTGCGCTGCCCTTCGGCAAACGCCATCCGCAACGGCTCAGGGTTGAACACTGAACGCCACACGCCGGCCTGTTCTAATAAACGCCAAACCACCCGCCGTCCGGCCGGCAGCTTCATCAGCGCCCGAATATCCGACTGCATCGCTTCCTGTTTCATTACCCCTCCAGCTGTCTGCCGCCACTCTAATACAAGTCCTGAAAAATCAAGTGTAACTGTAAAATTTGGTAAAATATCAGGCAAAACAAAAGCAGCCCGAAGGCTGCTTGGCGCAGGAGTCAATTAGAATAATTGAGGCTGAGGCGGTTCTGGCAAAGGTAAGTCTTGAATATCGATTGCTCTAATGTTACCAAACGCAGCAGCCGCGCTGAGCAGCTGCTTATCATGCGAGATGATTTGGCTGGCCTGATTGCTTAAGGCGATAGCCAAGATTTGGCGGTCTATCTTGATTTTCTGCCGCTCCGTCTTGCCTGTCTCGTTAGGGTTGCGGCTCAATTGGTCGGACACCATGGCACAAACGGTAGCGCTTTTCAAATCAAACGGCAGCAATTTGAACACGCGGTTTTTACGGTTGAAGAGATTGAGAAAATTCTGCCTCCCTTCCGCAGTCGGTTCACCAATCAGAAACTCGGCCAACACCGGCGCGGGGATACCTAAAACCTGTCCGCTGTTTTTGGCCGTATCGAACAAATGTGTCATCCTGTCATGCAGCTGCTCTTGGTCGAGGTTCGGGCGATACAGAAAAACCAAGGCATTGGTGTCCAAAACTATCATCAGTCGGCTCCCCTGATTTCCTCAATAAGCAACAGCGGCTCCTCCGTTTCCCGCCATAAGGACGGGATAGATTGGAGCTGGCTCAGCCACCTGTCGTAATCAGCTTCCTCCAATACCTCAAAATCAACGATATGGAATTTACCTGGCACGGGCTGCCATTGGAAGGTTTCCGGATTGATTCTCAGCAGCCCGCTGCCGTGGCATTCTATGAAGTCATACAAATGAGCCGCGAGCCGTCGAGCCAGTTCTTTACTGGTTACGGTCAGATTGATGGACTCCCCCTGTTCCGACAAAAGCATGAATGGAACAGTATCATCCTTCCCCCCGATACGGATAACCTCCCCGCGGAAGGTTTCTTCTTGGAACACCTCATAGCAAAATGGTTCTGATGCCGGCAGAAGCTTTTTAACAAAACCGTCGAAGCCAACTAAAGAAGCTTGGCGGCCATACTTGCGCAACATGGTTTGTATGGGCAGATACTGCTTATCCGTCAGCGCCAGCAACTTTTGCTGCAACTGCTCGGCCTTAGCCGTGCGTACGGCAATCTTGGTACTGCCTGCAGTAACACCATTGAACAGCAAGTCAGATTCTGTAATCTCACCGCCAACCAGTAATTTTGATAACCCGCTGATATAACCACCAAGCTCCGCAATCGGCGTGGTTTCAGGCGTGAGAGGCACTTGTTCATCTAAGGATGAGATGTGCAACTCAACACTTTGATATTTATCATTACTCATCTCAATTCCCTCCTTCTTTCGATACCCAACCGCCCGCTTGGGCGGCTGAGGTCGAATCATACCCTAATCACGCGTTCAATTGGTGATAGCGGGCTTTCTCCGCACTATCGCCATCCCAGGGGAAGTATTGGAAATACTCGTTATCGGGCACGCTGATGCCCGCCTGTTCGGCCACGTTGCGCAGGAACATGATGCTGTCGGCGGCGTGGTCGTGCAGGGTGGCTGCTAGGCGGCGGTTCAGCCCGCGCAAGGCTGCCCGGTGCTGGTAGATAAATTCGGCGCAGTACAGGCTGTTGATTACAGCACCCTGCAAGTTGCGCAGGGGTTGGGGCTGCATATTTTCAGGTAGCCTGTCCAGCACTTCGCCGTTCAGCCCGCTTTGTAACGTGAGCGAATGCACATAAGCCACCGCAGCAGGCAACAACGGGGCGGCGATTTGGTCGATATGCGCCACGCCGAAGCGCTGATGCACCATGCGGTAGGCAGCCGAATAATCGATACCGCAGCGGGCGACCAGCAGCTTCACCGCATCCACCAAGCCGCGCCGCTCGTCTATCGTGGTTTGCGTTTCCAGCTTGGGGCTACCTGAAAGAATCTGCTCAATCTGTTCGTCGCACCATACGGCAAATTTAGGGTCGAGCCAGCGGGCAAAATCAACTGCTAGCTTTGGGTGCAGCCATGTTCCTTGCTCTGTGCCGCCCTGTTTGATGATAACTATTTGATTATCTTCCGTTGCTCTTTTTGGAGTAACGCTTAATTTTTCAGCAAGTGCAGAGATATATTCTTGAGTTCTTTCAGATTTTAGATAATTACCAACGCGCCTATTGAAATGAGCGGCAACAACAGTAGCGTTCAGGTAGCCATTATTTTGAAAAGAAACGGGGAAATTACCGAAAGATACGGTTTTGATATGAGACATGATTTACTCCTTGTATAAGTTTCAAACCCTTTCGAAGGGGTGGCGGGGTGTTCGAAACATGTACAAGGCATGCCGCCAGCCTTACGGACTGGCGCACCCCGCCATAGGAGTAAACTTTGTGATGGATTCAAGGAGAGAGCAATGAAACCAATAGACACAAAAAATCCACTCTGTCGGGGCGGATGCCGCTTGCAGGTGTTTCGAGCACCTAGCGAATATCATACAAGCAAAAACCCGCTGTTGCAAGCGGGTGTCTTCACGAATTTATCTTAATTACATACACTCAGATAAACTTTTTCTACCATAGATTCTGGCGAGATGGGGGTATATTGGATTTGATATGGTGCATGGTGCAATGAATAAACTAACCCATATCGACTATGATTAGCGATTAAATCTTTTATACCGTATTGTCTAGTTTGGCAAATGATGGAAAATTGTATTTTTACTTCATCAAAAGTGCGGCGCCTAGAGCCGAGACTTTCGGTTACCTCCTTATCATAAGCCACTTTTACCCAAGCGCTTTGTTGCGGCACTACAGTTTCTGTATCAATGAAGAAATATTTTGCGACACCATTTTGTGAAACCATCATAAGATATTGCCACCGGCCAAACCTGCCCTTTACTGATTCAACCCTCATAACAGCATCATCAAACTCATCCGCATAAGCAACGGTTCCGACTAAACAAAATAATAATGAAATCAGTAGTTTTTTCATCATTCTCTCCTAATATCCAACTTTCATTTCTATACTATAAACTCTTGTATCCAAATAAGAAATATCTTTTTCCAGTTTATCCAATCTCTCTCTTGAATTCATCACATCTAAGTCCATCCCTTGATAGGATTGGCTACCTGAAATTCGTTGCTTTGTTTTTATGTCATCAATATCCTGTCGGATATTTTTAATATCCAGTGCTATAAATTCCAATAGGCTTATTCTCTCGTGCAACCTTGAAGTTATATACCATGACAACCCAACCATAATGCACAGCGCTACAATAATGCCGTTCTGTACAGTTAGAAACTTTTTCATACTTATCTCCTACGGTCTATCGGGCGCAGAAATCCGAGCCACGCTACACAGCACCGGCGTTTGATGATGCGCAGTAATAGAATGGAACAGCGTTTCACATTGCACCCGTGCCATCCTGCCTTTGAACTGCCGATACTGCCGGAAATTTTCGGGAGACAACATAGCCAATTGCATCATTCTCACACCTGTTTCTGGCGTGTCTATACCATCATCATCCCCGGATTTCGGCACAACGGTTATCGGTTTATCCAACACAATAGCCATCCAACCACCGCGCATCGTCTGTAATCTCCCAGTAAACGCCACCCATTCCCCATACTTGTATTCATAAGCCAAGACAGGCAGGGATACACACAGCAACAATAAAATAAGCAACTTTTTCATCATCCATCTCCTTTACATAATCCAACACTTCCCATCATACCCCAAGCCCAACAAAAAAGGCAGCCTAAGCCGCCCTTTATTCCTACCCCACCTAAGCATAGCCGCTGAATGCCTCCGTCACATCCGCACTGCCTGAAGCCTGGCTGGCTTTATGCATCATATCCACCGCCTGGCTGGCCACTTCCATTTGCTGCTGTGCCTGCGCCTGTTGCGCCCGTTGTTCGCGCACCGCCTGCACCTGCTCTTCCGGCAGCATAATGGATTGGTCCACGCCCAAGGCCGAAGCGTACACATCGGTCAACCGGTCGGCATCAATCTTATCCAGCACCTCCGGCTTGAACTGTGCCACGCCGCCAACAGTCGAAATGAAGCGGTCAATACTGTTGGTGGCTACCGCCTGCTGTGCCTGCGCCAACATCGATACCAGTTGGATATCAATATCCACGCCTTCCAGTTCTTCCGGTGGCGGCGGCAGCATCTGCGCTTCCTGCATAAAGTCAAAGGTGGTTTCAATCAGCGGGTCGAGCAGCTCGTTCTGCAAACGCTCCAGCACCGGCCCCAACATCAGCAGTTTTTCCTCATGCCGCTCCGCCACCTCCGTAGCCGTCATGTTCGGGTTTTGCTGATTACTCAACATCAGGAACAAATCCGCATAAAAGGTGCTGCGGATGCGCCCGCGCACGTCCTGAATATCCTGCAGCAGATGGTTCAAATCCAGCTGCACTTCATACAGCGGGCGGATACCTGCCTGTGAGCCGGCGGAATCGGTGTACATAATCCCGCCCGGCAGCCTATCCACATCCCGATATTTCAGGCTGGTCGGCACTTGCAGCGGCGGATTAGTCTTGTAGTCGATACCCTGCGCCTTGCGTAGCTGCTCGTGTTGCAGCTGCTTGATATCGCCTAATGCTTCCATGCCCGGGCTGTGGCCGTAAATATCCCCGCCCGATACCGTCCAGCGTGGGCAGAGCGCCGGGAAACGCCTAAAACCGCTTTCACGCAGCACATCGTTTTCCCCCGCGCCTTTTTCCAAATACACCGAACGCCACGGCATATTCAGCGCATCACGGCGCGAAGCATCCCGCTCTAAGCGCGGCTCGATGGCATGGATGATGGTTACCCAGCCGTCATAGTTCGCATTGTCATAGCGGCGGCGCAGGGCAGGGCTGCAATTGTCGTAGCCGAATTCACGCACCGTCTCCGCCACCGTCTTCTGGAACTCACGATACAGCGTATCCACTTCGCCTTTCCAGTTGGTCGCCACCGCGTATTCCCCCACCGTCAGCGGGTAGTGATGCAACACATCATCAAAATCCGGCAGGATGATGCTGGCCGCTGTACCAAACGCCCCCAGCTCCTCATACATCGCATGCAAAGTACGGTAGGTGTTTGAACGCTGGAAGATGGTGTGCATCAGTTTGGTGGTTTGATCCAGCCACAGCTTCACCGGCTGATACTGCATCAGGTCGGTGTCCTCAATCGCCAGCTTAAACCAAGGCCGCGCCGGCGAAGTCATGCCGCTCATCATCCCCGCCGCCAAGATACGCAGCGACTGCGTGCCGGTGCTGTCGTAAATCTCATTGAAACGCTTGTCGCCGCGATTGCGCTCATCCGCCAAGAAGCGCCCGGAGCGCGGCAGCAGATGGCGGGAAATATCGCGCCAATGATCATCCCAAGAAGCACGCTCCTTCTTCAGGTCAGCGTGCCGCTTTAGGATGCGTTTGCGTAAATTTGTATCCATGTTTTACCCCAAGAGAGAGGTTTTGCCCAACAGGTTTTGCTTGCCTAGTTTCAGCTGGTCGTTTTCAATCCCTTCCGAACCGGTCAGCATGGTGCTGCCCACCCCGCCCCCGTCCTGTTGAGCCGCCTGCAGCAAGCCAGCCGTGTTGGCTTTCTTGCTGTTGGCTTTATTGAAGTCGCGCTCCGCCTGCAAAGCCTGCTCCTTCGCCTGCTTCTCCGCCTGTGCTTGCGCCTGGCTTTGCTTCTTGGCCGCCCGTTCCCCCGAGTAAATCGAATAACCTGTTCCCACTGCCGCCGCTACGGCGGCGATAATCGGTGCTGCTGGCATCGTCTCTATCCTTTCGTCAGTTGCCGTAAATAAACCACATCCTCACAACGGCAACGCCGCGCAAGGATGCCTTCAAAACTGCTGCCCGGCTTGGCATGCCAGGCCACATAAACCGCCCCGCGCCGTGCCGCTTCCCGCTCAATCGTCTGCACCAAGCGCAAACCGGCCATACCCACCCGATATGCCGGCAGCAGAAATAGCGCATCGTGCTGGCACATCAGGCAGTCATAATGCGGATGGCGTGAAAGGAAGGCCGAGCAGTAGCCCACCAGTTCGTCCCTATCGAACGCCCCGGCAAACAGCAGATTGCCCGCCGCCGCCAGATACAGCTCACGGTTCAAGCTAACCTTGCCCGCCCAGTCCGCTTCCGTTTCCAAGCGGTGCTTTTCCGCCAGCTGCCGCTCAATCCACTCCATATGGCGCAAGCCATCATCTATCCGTACCTCAAGCATAAGGGTTGTACTCCATCACATTTCTATTCCCGCCCACAGCGCGTAATCTGTCGATTTTCGGTGTATCCAACAACGCCAAACAGTAAGCCGAAGCATAGTCCGGCGAGCGCCCGATTTTCGCCACAATCTCTTCGCGGCTGGCCACATAGATTTCCGCACCGGACAGCTTCCAAGTCGGCGCACACAAATCCGCCAGTAAACGCGAATCAGGCGGCAGGGCGATGCCGGTATTATTGGCCGGGTCGAGCGCCTCGCGCATCCGCCACCACAGCTGCGAGCGCAGATTGCGGAAGCTCAAGCGCCCCGATTTATCCCGCGCGGTCGATTTCTCCGCCACATTTACCCCAATCACCTGTTGCCGCGCTTCCATCAGAAAATCAAACGGCGCACTGCCCACCCCGATTACGTCAATATGGATCGGCGCACGGTTACGCAAAGCCGCCATCACTAAACCTGCGGTAGCTGGACCGTCCGGCGTTTGGCTGCCCGGATACACCAGCGGCCGGTCAAACCACATCCCGTGCCGCCGCGCCAATACCGTCTCATCCTTGCCGCCGCGTGCCACGTCCACCCCCAAGCTGTCCATTTCAGGTAGCCTGTCCAAAGGCTTCCAGCGCGCCATCGCCGCCTCCACCCATGCTGTTGGGATAACCTGCCACGGGTCATCTTCAATCCCCGCGCTGAAATCACCGTTCAACATCTGCGAACGCAGCGGCTCCGGCAACGATTGCAGCGTATTCACATAGCCCGTGCCCATCAGATACGGGTTATCCGTTACCCTAGACGGGATAAAGGTGCGGCCTAAAGGCTTCACCACCTCTTCCGGCTTGAACGCCTCGCGCTCGAACTCATACACCGGCACCCCATCCACCAGCACAAATTCCCGCCCATCATCCACCCACACGTCCTTCCCATCCACGCTGGCCGCATAACGGATTTCCCCGCCCACTGCCGGCTTGGGAAACTTCTTATCCAGCCACGGCGCAAAGAAATCCACAATCCAACGCCCCTCCGCCGTGGTCGGCGGGTTAAAGGTCAAGAGCGCCTGGCATTTCTGATTCGGGTCGGTCGAGCGCAGCCAACCCAATAAAGCCCGCACCTGAATTTCCAAGAAGTTCGCCGCCTCATCGAAAATCAACAAATCATGCGGCCGCCCCTGATACTTCTGCCAGTCGTCCACATGCAGGCAGCTGCCCAATTCAATCTGCCGATCATCCAGCCGCCACACACCCTTCTGACTATTGAAGCCGTCATCATTGCCGATCAGCTCGCGCAACCTATCCACAATCCCCTGCAGCTGCTTAGAATCGCGGCGCAGAATCAATACCTTTTGATGCTGGGTCAGCGCCTTACCACAGGCTAAATCCGTCTTGCCGCCACCCGCCGCACCGCCGAAGCCGATAATATCCGCCTGCGTGGTGTAGGCCGCCAACTGCGGGCCAGGCAACGGCATCCACAGCGGCAAATCACTCAGCAGGCTATCCAACTCCTGCCGCTCCGTCTCCGTCAGGTAAGGCAGCAATTCCGCCACCTCGCGCGGCAATACGTCATTTCCCATCTTTTCTTGCCTTCGCCATCGCCAACAAACCGGCAACCTTGGCCGAACGTTCCGCATCCGAAATCACAATCGCCTCGCCATCGCGCCCGCTCAGTTCCGTCCGATCCACAAACATCCCCAAATGCTTACCGATACTGTCCAACGCCCCTTTTTTATCAATCAGCTTCAGCTTCTTCACCCGGCCAATCATCTCCCCGTCATCGCTGATTTCCACCACATCCAGCCCGCCAATCACCGCCGCCACATCATCATCCCAATACTGCACCGGCTTAATCCCCCCATCCGCCGTAAACAGTTTGCGCGGGTCGAAAAATGCAATTTTTGCATATTCCTCCAGCACCCTATCCGCCGTGATTTCCGTCCGCTGCTGCTGTTTTTCACGCGCCGCAGTAATCGCTTTTTGAATTTCAACATTCTTCAACAATCTCTGCCCAATCGAGTAAGAGGTGCTCTCGCTATACCCCGCCCGAATCGCCGCCTGCGTGGCATTCAAGTCCACCAAATATTCTTCAACAAACCTTGCTTGTTTTGCTGTCAGTTTTTCCATTTGTCCCATTGTAATCCTCCATCTCCGAATCCAAGTGTAACCACCTTTCGCCCCTGCAAATCGATCCCACCGTCCGGCTGGAAACCTGAAACGCTTCCGCCAACAAGTGATACGCCACACCAGCATGCCGCAAGCGTAGAATCGCCTTTGCTTCCCGCTCCGTCAGCTTTGCCATCCCGTGATTCTCGCCACGACACTTCATTCATCCATCCACCCTTCCGCCAAACTCCACCCCATTGCCTGCCGCCCAAGCCTGGATATACTCAATCAAACTCGCCAGCCTGCGTACTCCCATCCGCGCCGTGCTTTCGCGTAGGTTGATTACTTCGCCCTCCAAGCCGATTGCCATTTCAGCCGTGCCGCCCGTGGCAATCCGATGACCAGAGACAAAAATCATCTTCCATTGCTCGATTGAGAGTTTCTGCCCGTTAAAGGTTTTCTGTTTCGCAATATCCCCCAGCATCGCGTGCAGCTTCGCGTTCTGTTCGTCCGTGCGGGTTTTCTCCCGTACTTCCACGACTGCTTTGTCATGCACTTGCAGCAGTGCGCCAGCCACTTCATACGCCAACCGCATCACATCCCGCCGGTTATCCCGTGTGATATAGCGCTTAAACTTCTGTGTCATTCAATTTCCCTCGCCTTCCTGCGGTACTCCGCCGCCAGTTCGCGCAGTTCCTCTTTCGTCCACTTCCGCGCTTCATGGTCGGTCTCTAGCTGTTCCACCCGTTCCACGCCGATGCGTTCAATCAGTCCGATACGGTAGCCGCGCAGGTTGCCGCTCTCGTACAAATTGCAGCGCACACAGCCGCCATGCACATTGTCCTCATCAAAGCGCAGCTTGTTGCTTCTACCCGCCGGCACATAGTGGCAGGCTTGAAAATTGTCCTTCCACGGCGCACCACAGCTAATGCAAGGCTTGCCCCTATCCCGTAGCCGGATGTAACGGTTGAACGCCGCCTGCGCCTTCTTGGTTAATTCCGGCACCGTCTCCAGTCGATGCCGCAGCGCCTTGGTTCTTGCCCGCTCCTTGCGTTTGGCTTCCCGTTCCGACTTGATGGCCGCCTTGCGCTTCTGCCCGCGCTGATACTCAATCCCGCAGGCCGGAGAGCAAACAAACTGCAACGGCCTCTGCTTCTCAAACACACAGCCGCAGACTTTGCATTTGCGTTTAGCCATGTTTCACTTTCTCTAAAATCTCTTCACGGGTCGGCGCACCGGATAAGGCAGTCAGTTGGTGCAGCATCGTTTCTTGCAGTTTGCGGCTTGGCCGGCAGCGGCGGATTTGTTCAGCACAGCACACCGGACAACGGAAGTTCAGCACAGGGCCGGTAGGCGGGCAGCAGGGGCAGTTATCCACGGCTGCTCTCCCAGTCGAATATCAGCACTTCCCCGCCGTCCTCCTTCACGCGGTCGGCGATACGGTCGCCCACTGCCGCTTTGAAGCCTTCGGGGGAAAGGTTGGAAATCAGGATGGTGGGTTTCATGTTCTGATAGCGCTCGTTGAACACGTCGAACAGGGCGCGGCTCTCTGCCTCCGTGCCGCTCTGTACGCCCACCTCGTCGATAATCAGCAGGTCGTAGCCGCCGAAGGCTGCGATAACTTCGCTTTCGCTGATTTCGCTGTCGTAGCTCTTGGATTCACGCACGATGCGGTTGATTTCGGCCACGCTGGTAAAACGGGCAAAACCGTTGCAGTTGCGGATAACATGGCGGGCAACGGCGCAGGCGAGATGAGTTTTACCTGTGCCAGCATTGCCCAACAGTGCCAGGCAGCGGCCGGAGTGGCCGGTTTGAAACTCGGTGGCGTAGACTTTGAAACGCTCCACGATGTAGCGCTGCTGCTCGTTGTCGGCACGGTAGCCGGAGATGGTTTTGTCGCAGAAACGCTTGGGAATGCGGGAATCGCCAATGCGCTTTTCGATCTGCTGCTGCTGCCATTGGCGGTGTTGCTCCTCCCGCTCTTCAGCCTGTCTCTGCTGGCGTTCCGCTTCGGCTTCTTTGGCGCATTCGGGACAGCCGCGAGTGAAGCGGGTGTACACCTCCTCCGTGTACTCGATGCCGTGCTTCGGACAGGTTTTTTGGCTGGTGCTGACAGGCGTGAACAGGTCGGGCAGGGCTTGGCGCAGAAAATTGCCGATGCTTTGTGGTTCGGTAGCGGTATCCATCACAAAATATCCTTGGCTAGGTGGGCGCCGCCGTTGGTGTGCTGCGGCACGGTGTTGATGCGGTTGGGTTTGGGTTGGGCGGGATGATTGCCACGGTCGGGATGCAGCCATTCGGCACGGAAGCCACGCCAGCCACGCTCACAGCAAATCGTCAGCGCCTGCTCCAGCGACAAGCCCGCGCTGTTGGCTTCACGCTCAATGCCCTTCAGCGCGGTTTGGGTAATCGGCGCACGGTGGGATTTGCGCAGGGCGATGTAGTCTTGGGCAAGCTGGCCGTCTATGCCGTGTTCCCCAAGTACCCGGTAGGCTTCCAGTTCGATACGGGCGGCAGACGGTTTGCGTTTTTTGGGTTTGGCAGGTTTGGATTCAGGTTCGGCAGACTGGCAAGCATCTGCGGCAGCGGATGCGTGTATATTTTGTTTATCTAATCCGGATTTATTACTCAAATCTTCAGTATTTATTAATACGGCGGGATTTTCCCTTAGTGGGATTTTCCCATTGTGGGAATTTCCCACAGTGGGATTTTCCCTTAGTGGGATTTTCCCGTTTTGGCTCTGCGGAGAATCAAAAACGATATAGTCCACACCGCCTTCTGCTTTGCGTTTCATTTGCACAAAACCTTTAGCTTTGAGTTCGTCCAGCATCTTCAACACGGCATCCCGTTTGCTCTGCTTCTCCGTCCCCTCCGTCGTCCCAATCAGCTGATTGACGGATACCTGCCAGTTGTCGGGTTTGGACAGCAGGTAGCCGAGCAGCCCCATTGCAGCGAAAGAAAGCTGGTGGTCGGCAAACACGCGGTTGTCGATGACGGTATAGTTCGTCTGCCGGTTACTGCGGATGATTGCCATGATTTCTATCCTTTACCGCCGCCATCATGCGGCGTTCGCAAAACTCACTCACTCCCAAAGCTAGGGAGAATGCCCAATTCCAAAAACGCTCACGCATGGCCTGCCTCCGTTTCCACCATCTGCGCCAGCCTGGTGATACCCTTGGGG
Proteins encoded:
- a CDS encoding major capsid protein — encoded protein: MGVLTSNNPTLADVASRMDDKGNISDIIEMLTETNEILEDATWMEANGFTEHKTTVRSGLPQGTWRMLNYGVQPEKSTTVTIKDSMGMLESYALTDKALADLNGNSAAWRLSEERAFVEGMNQNLASTLFYGDTSATPQRFTGLAPRFNSKAAENGQNIIDAGGTGNDLTSIWLCVWGPNTLHGIYPKGSKAGLVIRDLGEDTVKDAEGGEYQAYRTHYKWDAGLTLRDWRYVVRIANINWQQLTKDAQAGADLIDLMTQAIELLPNANMGRAVFYVNRKVRSFLRRQIANKVMGSTLTMEQVAGKHVVSFDGIPVKRSDALLLSEAQVK
- a CDS encoding protease, which codes for MSDETLITEAAAEEAAPEQAQAAAEVQQPAEPEQPAATEQQEKPAVPEQYQFTAAEGKEYDADVLKEYEAAAREIGLDNDQANLMLGRMSAMLEQRHGAQMEALSNQWAQQSRTDAEFGGDKLNENMAVAKRALQQYGSPELSDLLNQSGLGNHPAFIRMFYRVGLTLREDGMVNGNKGEARSAQSFYNASNMNP
- a CDS encoding type II toxin-antitoxin system VapC family toxin, yielding MIVLDTNALVFLYRPNLDQEQLHDRMTHLFDTAKNSGQVLGIPAPVLAEFLIGEPTAEGRQNFLNLFNRKNRVFKLLPFDLKSATVCAMVSDQLSRNPNETGKTERQKIKIDRQILAIALSNQASQIISHDKQLLSAAAAFGNIRAIDIQDLPLPEPPQPQLF
- a CDS encoding KilA-N domain-containing protein, translated to MSHIKTVSFGNFPVSFQNNGYLNATVVAAHFNRRVGNYLKSERTQEYISALAEKLSVTPKRATEDNQIVIIKQGGTEQGTWLHPKLAVDFARWLDPKFAVWCDEQIEQILSGSPKLETQTTIDERRGLVDAVKLLVARCGIDYSAAYRMVHQRFGVAHIDQIAAPLLPAAVAYVHSLTLQSGLNGEVLDRLPENMQPQPLRNLQGAVINSLYCAEFIYQHRAALRGLNRRLAATLHDHAADSIMFLRNVAEQAGISVPDNEYFQYFPWDGDSAEKARYHQLNA
- a CDS encoding DUF4431 domain-containing protein; this encodes MMKKLLILLLLCVSLPVLAYEYKYGEWVAFTGRLQTMRGGWMAIVLDKPITVVPKSGDDDGIDTPETGVRMMQLAMLSPENFRQYRQFKGRMARVQCETLFHSITAHHQTPVLCSVARISAPDRP
- a CDS encoding portal protein, producing MDTNLRKRILKRHADLKKERASWDDHWRDISRHLLPRSGRFLADERNRGDKRFNEIYDSTGTQSLRILAAGMMSGMTSPARPWFKLAIEDTDLMQYQPVKLWLDQTTKLMHTIFQRSNTYRTLHAMYEELGAFGTAASIILPDFDDVLHHYPLTVGEYAVATNWKGEVDTLYREFQKTVAETVREFGYDNCSPALRRRYDNANYDGWVTIIHAIEPRLERDASRRDALNMPWRSVYLEKGAGENDVLRESGFRRFPALCPRWTVSGGDIYGHSPGMEALGDIKQLQHEQLRKAQGIDYKTNPPLQVPTSLKYRDVDRLPGGIMYTDSAGSQAGIRPLYEVQLDLNHLLQDIQDVRGRIRSTFYADLFLMLSNQQNPNMTATEVAERHEEKLLMLGPVLERLQNELLDPLIETTFDFMQEAQMLPPPPEELEGVDIDIQLVSMLAQAQQAVATNSIDRFISTVGGVAQFKPEVLDKIDADRLTDVYASALGVDQSIMLPEEQVQAVREQRAQQAQAQQQMEVASQAVDMMHKASQASGSADVTEAFSGYA
- a CDS encoding GNAT family N-acetyltransferase codes for the protein MLEVRIDDGLRHMEWIERQLAEKHRLETEADWAGKVSLNRELYLAAAGNLLFAGAFDRDELVGYCSAFLSRHPHYDCLMCQHDALFLLPAYRVGMAGLRLVQTIEREAARRGAVYVAWHAKPGSSFEGILARRCRCEDVVYLRQLTKG
- a CDS encoding terminase, with translation MGNDVLPREVAELLPYLTETERQELDSLLSDLPLWMPLPGPQLAAYTTQADIIGFGGAAGGGKTDLACGKALTQHQKVLILRRDSKQLQGIVDRLRELIGNDDGFNSQKGVWRLDDRQIELGSCLHVDDWQKYQGRPHDLLIFDEAANFLEIQVRALLGWLRSTDPNQKCQALLTFNPPTTAEGRWIVDFFAPWLDKKFPKPAVGGEIRYAASVDGKDVWVDDGREFVLVDGVPVYEFEREAFKPEEVVKPLGRTFIPSRVTDNPYLMGTGYVNTLQSLPEPLRSQMLNGDFSAGIEDDPWQVIPTAWVEAAMARWKPLDRLPEMDSLGVDVARGGKDETVLARRHGMWFDRPLVYPGSQTPDGPATAGLVMAALRNRAPIHIDVIGVGSAPFDFLMEARQQVIGVNVAEKSTARDKSGRLSFRNLRSQLWWRMREALDPANNTGIALPPDSRLLADLCAPTWKLSGAEIYVASREEIVAKIGRSPDYASAYCLALLDTPKIDRLRAVGGNRNVMEYNPYA
- a CDS encoding terminase small subunit — translated: MGQMEKLTAKQARFVEEYLVDLNATQAAIRAGYSESTSYSIGQRLLKNVEIQKAITAAREKQQQRTEITADRVLEEYAKIAFFDPRKLFTADGGIKPVQYWDDDVAAVIGGLDVVEISDDGEMIGRVKKLKLIDKKGALDSIGKHLGMFVDRTELSGRDGEAIVISDAERSAKVAGLLAMAKARKDGK